Part of the Bacteriovorax sp. BAL6_X genome, CATTCCTATACAGTGTTTTTATTACTCTTTTTACTGAGCTTAGTCGTGATCTTGGATTAACTACGAGAGTGTATTTTGAAGCTGTTGGCTTCATTACATCTTTTGTCTTCTTAGGGCAGTACTTTGAAGAAAGGGCCAAGAAGAAAACAAAAGAGGCTCTAAATGATCTCTTTAAGTTATCTGCAAAGAAGGCAACAATTCAAAGAGATGACTCTTTTATCGAAGTCGCTATTAGTGAAGTCGTCGTTGGCGATACGATAAGAGTTCGCCCAGGTGAGAAATTTGCAGTTGATGGAAAGATTATCAAAGGTAGTAGTGCTATTGATGAATCAATGATCTCTGGTGAGCCTCTTCCTGTTACCAAAGGTGAAGGAGAACAAGTCTTTGCTGGAACAATTAATGGGGATCATGTTATTGACTATAAGGCAACGAAAGTTGGTAGTGATACATTCCTTTCTCAAATTATTAAATTCGTTGAAGAGGCCCAGTCCTCTAAACCAAATATCCAAAAATATGCAGATAAAATAAGTGGAGTTTTTACTCCTGTTGTTATTGTAATTGCAATTGCTACTTTCTTTGCTTGGTACTTCTATGGAGGAGAGCCGAGGTGGGGAAGTTCTATTTCTAATTTTATTGCAGTACTTGTTATTGCTTGTCCATGTGCACTAGGTCTTGCTACTCCTACGGCCGTCGTGGTCTCTACTGGAAGAGCATCTTTAAAAGGTCTACTTATCGGCGGTGGAGAAGTTATTGAAAAAGCGGTTGAAATTGACACCGTAATTTTTGATAAGACTGGAACAATTTCTTTTGGACGACCAAGTGTCATCGACGCTCTTTATAAAGAGGGTGAAGATTCAAAACAAACTCTTGCACATCTTGCTTCGATTGAGCAATTTTCTGAGCACCCACTTGCTAAGGCGGTTCTAAAGTTTGCGAAAGAACAAGGAATTCAGTTAAATGAGCCTGATAGCTTCGAAGTTATCAAGGGAAAGGGAATTATCGCTGAGATTGATGATCTTGAATATCATATCGGAAATGAATCCTTATTAGATGATCTACGAATCAAAAGAGATATTGATTTAGAGTCTGATAAAGTTGGAAGCTATATCTTTGTTGCTCGAAATAAAGAACATATGGCAACTCTTATCGTTGGTGATGAAATTAAACCTAGTGCAAAAGAGGCAGTCGATCACTTTAAATCTCTTGGAATTGAGACTTGGATGATTACAGGTGACAATGAAGTTGTCGCTAAAAGTGTAAGTGAAGAAGTTGGCGTCGACCACTTTATCGCGAGAGCACTTCCTCTTGGAAAAGCAGCACAAATTGAGCGCTTACAAAAAGATGGGAGAAAAGTAGCAATGATTGGTGATGGAATAAACGATGCTCCAGCACTTGCTAAGGCGGACTTATCGATGGCCATGGGAACAGGAACAGACGTTGCAATTAGTACTTCAGATGTGACGATTGTAAAAGGGGATATCGCTAAGGCCGTTGAGTTTATTGAACTTGCTAAGGGAACAATGAAGATCATTAAGCAGAACCTCTTTTTATCAATGATTTATAACACCCTACTTATACCTGTTGCGGCCGGTGTCCTTGTTATTTTTGGTGGTCCAACAATGCCTCCAGTTCTTGCAAGTGTGGCCATGGGACTAAGTAGTATTTCAGTTGTTTCAAATAGTTTAAGAATAAGGAAGTTAATATGAGTAAACACCCAGATCACAAAGCAACACTAACAAGAGTCAACCGTATTGAAGGGCAAGTACGTGGTATCAAAAATATGATCGAAGATGGCAAGTACTGTGTGGATATTCTCACTCAGATTAAGTCGATTAGAAGCGCTTTAAAAGGACTAGAACACGTGATTTTAGAGTCGCATTTAAATAGTTGTGTAATGAAGGCAATAAAGTCTGGATCAGAAAAGGATTCAGAAGAAAAAATCAGTGAGATTATGGAATTATTAAAGAAGTCTGCAAAGTCATAGGTACTATTATGCTTAAGTCATTTTTAATTATTTGTATTTCAACAAGCTCGATGGCATTTAGTTTTAAACAGGCCGTTAGTGAATTATCTAAACACAATAGTGTTGAGGCAATTAAGGGAAGTGCAAAATCGCTTGTTGAATCTTCAAAACAGAAAAGTTCTTGGGGCGACCCAATGTTTAAAATTGCCGCAAAAAATTTTCCAGTTGAAACATTAGATTATAATCAAACTCCAATGACGGGGTTAGAGCTTGGAATTTCTCAAAAAATTGCTCTTTCAAATAAGTATGGGAAAGCAAAGGAAAGTGTGAATGCTCAAGCAAGAGCGATGAATTATTCTGCACTAGATTATGAGCAGGCTTTGATTAAGGCTCTGTGGGGAAATGTCATTGGAAATCGAAGAATTGAAAATGAACTCTTTATCCTAAAAGAAAACCTTGCTTGGATTAATAATATTCTAAAAGTTAGTAAAAAACTTTACTCAAATGGAAGAATCACTCAACAAGCACTGCTTGATATTCAAATTAGAAAGTCCGAAATTGAAAGTGAATTTAGTAATAAAAAATTTGAGCTAAAACAGAATAAGGCCCAGCTTGTCTACTTACTAGGTGATCAAGCTGCAAAACTCGACTATAAAAGTGTTCCTTGGCATATATTGGATAAATTAAAAAATGAAGAAGTGATTAAGGATAATCGTCTAAAGTCTCTTGAAGAAGGTAAAATCGCTGGAGAGTTTGCTGTCGAGCAAGCTAGTCTTGCATATATTCCAGATATCACTGTTTCTCTAGGTTATACATTTCGCTCCGATGAAATCGACAATAATGGTGACTATATCGGTGCTCAAATTACGTTTCCGATCCCTGTCTCAGATGACAAGAGAGGTGCTAAGGGTTCTGCCGTGGCCAATCGCTACGCTGCAATTAAAAAGCTTGAAGATTATAAACTTAAAAAGAATCGCGATTTAAATATCATTCAAGATAATATCGAAAAATTAAAATCTGAATTAGAAATCATTACAAAGAAATCTGTGAACTTTGCACAAAACTCACGATCAATTACATCCAAGTCTTACGGCCGTGGAAATAGTTCTTACATTGAACTCTTACAAAGTGAATTAAGACTACAAACAATATTATTAAAGAAAGTAATGTTAGAAGCTCAGTTAGCAACTTCTAAGGTTGATTATAAATATACTCTTGGAGAGTCTCTCTATGAATAAGTTACTTAAAATTATTTCATTCTCAACACTTCTTGGGTTTGTTGCATGCTCACCAAAGGAAGATGTGAGTACACAGAGTGAATCTAAGGTAAAAACATATTATACATGTTCAATGCACCCTCAAATCAAAGAAGATAAGCCTGGGAAATGTCCGATCTGTCATATGAACCTGACAAAAGTTGAAGTCGAGGATGATCACGACCATTCAACGATGACACAAGCAGAGCCAGAGAAGGAACTTTGGCGTTGTGCAGATTTTCCAGACGTAACAAGTGAAATAGAAGACGTTTGTCCAATGGATGGAACTCCAATGGTTAGAGTTAATACACGAAAAGAAAGTGCGGCGAAGGTTGTTGCCAGTGTAAAGCTTAGAAAGTCTCAGTTAAAACATTTTTCACCTTCATACTTTCCTGTTACGACGATGAAGATGACAAAGAAAATTAGGCTTCTTGGCCAAGTTCTTCAGTCTGAAGAGAAGGAGAGTAATATTCCTGCACGGATCGATGGACGTGTAGAGAAGGTTTATGTGAAGTCTACAGGGAGTTTTGTGAAAACTGGTGATCCTGTAGTTGATATTTATAGTCCAAAGTTAATTACTGCTGGTGAGGAATATATTCTTGCTCGTAAGACTTACCTTAAGAATAAAGGCCGTGAATTTCGTGATCTTTACATTCAAAGTCAGGAAAGGCTAGAGCTTTGGGGAATCAAGAAAGAGCAATATGAAGCTTGGTCAAAAAAAGGAAGTGTTCCAAATAAGATCACAATCTATTCACCTGCAACTGGTATTGTGCAAAAGAGAAGTGCCACTGTTGGTACATATTTTAAAGAAGGGCAAAACTTCTTTGAACTCTCAAATTTAAGTGATGTTTGGATCGAGTTAGATGTTTATGAGCAAGACTCTGCTCTAGTACAGCTTGGACAAAAAGTTGAGCTTGAATTTATTGCAATACCTGGGAAAACAACAAGTGGTGAGATTGATTTTGTTAGTCCTGTTCTGGATCAGCAGTCACGTACATTAAAGGTACGTGCTACGATCAAAAATGAAGAAGGGAAGCTTAAGCCTGGAATGGTTGCCAATGCTCAGATTACATTTGAGTTAGAAGGTATGCCGCTTGTTATTCCCCGCTCTGCTGTGATCGATACAGGTAAGAGAAAGGTTGCCTGGGTTAAAGTGAGTGACAAAGAATTTAAATCTGTCGTTATTAAGACTGGTCACGAGTCAGAAGGTTATGTTGAAGTAGAGGCCGGGCTTAGAGATGGTGATCAAGTTGTAATTGAAGGTAACTTCCTACTTGATGCCCAAGCACAACTCTTTGGTGGATATGAGGATATGAATGATTAAGAATCTTATTGAATTATCTATTCGAAACCGCGTAACTGTCGTTCTTCTATTTATCTTAATAGCACTACTTTCTGTTTTTAGTTTATCAACTGCTCGAATTGATGCGATCCCTGATATTGGTGAAAATCAGCAAATCGTTTTTACTAATTGGGCAGGTCGTTCTCCAAAAGATATTGAAGAGCAAATTACCTATCCACTAAGTGTCATGCTACAGGGGATTCCCGGAGTTAAGAATATTCGCGGAACGTCTGCTTTCGGTTTTTCTACAATATATGTAATCTTCAATGATGAAGTTGATTTCTATTGGTCAAGATCACGTGTTTTAGAAAAATTAACTAGTGCTAAAAATGAACTTCCTGACGGTGTTAATCCTGCAATGGGGCCTGATGCAACAGGGCTTGGACAAGTTTACATGTATACTCTTGATAATGCCGCTGATAGTGATAAGCCTTTATCACTAGAAGAGCTAAGAACTCTGCAGGACTTTTATGTTCGCTACCTTCTGCAAAGTGTTGAGGGTGTTAGTGAAGTTGCAAGTATTGGCGGTTTCGTAAAAGAATATCAAATCGATGTAGATCCTAATAAATTGATAGCATATGATATTCATTTGACCGCAATTATTAATGCTATCCAAGATAGTAATATCGACGTTGGGGCCGAAGTTATTGAAGATGGAGACCGCGAGTTTATTGTACGTGGGAAAGGATTCTTTAAGTCACTTGCTGATATTGAAAATGTTGTTGTTGCCGTTAAGAATAAGACTCCAATTCGTATCAAAGATATGGCAAGTGTTGGGACAGGGCCAGCATTTCGTCGTGGCGCACTTGATAAGGATGGTACTGAGGCCGTAGGTGGTATTGTTACCATGCGATTTGGAGAAAACCCTAAAGAAGTTATTGATAATGTAAAAGAGAAAATTGCTATCATTAAGGCAGGCTTACCAAAAGGGGTTGTGTTTAGTCCTTTCTATGACCGAACTGAAGTTATTGAAAGAACGATAGGAACAGTTTATTCGGCCCTTGCGCAAGAGATCTTTATCACTGTTATTGTGATCCTTCTTTTCTTATTACACTTTAAGTCTTCGATTCTTGTTTCGTTAACTCTACCGTTTGGAGTTGGAATAAGCTTTATACTTATGAAGTTCATTGGTATTGACTCTAATGTTATGAGTTTATCAGGCCTTGTCATTGCCATTGGTTCAATGGTTGATATGGGAATTATCATGACTGAGAATATATACTCCAGTCTTGCTAATGAAGATCGTGACCTATCAAAATCTGAGCGTGTTGAAATTGTAATAAAGGCGGCCCGTGAGGTTGGACCTGCCATTCTAACGGCGGTTGCAACGACAATTGTTACATTCCTTCCTGTATTTGGACTTGAGGGGAGTGAAGGGAAACTTTTTGGACCACTTGCCTGGGCAAAAACACTTGCAATGTTTGGTTCTGTCGTCGTAGCAATTATTCTTGTACCGGCATTAAGTGTTTTCTTTTTAAAAGGAAAGCTTAAGCCAATCGAAAAGAATCCGGTTAGTTTAAAAATTGTTAATACATATCAACCTGTTCTTAGGTGGATGCTCGATAATCGAAAAATCTTTGCAATCTTTCCAACACTAATATTTATACTTGGTGGTATTGCGTACTCCCAACTTGGTAAAGAGTTTATGCCTTCTCTTAATGAGGGAGAGATCCTCTATATGCCTGTCACAACTGCTGATGTCGGGATGACAAAGGCACGTGAACTCCTAGCATATACAGATAAGGAGCTAGTTAAGCATCCACTCGTAGCAAGTGCTATTGGTAAACTAGGTCGAGCAGAAACGGCATTAGATCCTGCACCAGTTGCTATGTTTGAGACTGTCATTAAACTTATTCCACAAGATCAGTGGCCTAGTGGCACTTCAATTTACGATATTATGGCCGAACTTGATGAGCAGCTTCAAGTTCCAGGTCTAGTAAATGCATGGCTATTTCCAATAGAGAATCGAATCGCCATGATCTCGACTGGGATCAAGACACAAATTGGTGTTAAGGTGTTTGGTGATAATCTTGAAAAATTAGAAAAGATAGGGCAAGAGATCGGTCAAGTTCTTGAAGGTATAAAAGGTGCAAGTGGTGTCTATGCTCAACAGATTACAGGTAAACCTTATATTGAATTTGATATTGATCGTGTAGCAGCAAGCCGTTACGGTATTAACACTGGTACAATTAATAAAATACTTCAAACTGCGGTTGGGGGTATGACTATTGGTCAATTCTACGATGGAAGACAGCGTTTTCCTATTCGAGTTCGCTACAAGAAAGAGCTGAGAGACCGTGTTGATGAGCTTAAAAAGGTTCTTGTTCCAAGCCCTCTAGGACAACATATTCCATTAGAACAACTTGCTAAAATCGAAGTTGTGACAGGACCAGCAATGATTCAGTCAGAAGACGGAATGCTGCGCTCTCTTGTTCTTTTAAATGTACAAGATCGTGACCTAATTGGATTTGTTGAGGAAGCTAAGAAGGCCGTCGAAGAAAAGGTTGAGTTGCCTAAGGGATACTCTCTCGTTTGGGCCGGACAATATGAAAATCAGGTTCGCTCAAATAATCGCCTGATGCTTCTTGTGCCATTAGCGCTCGTTATTAACTTAATCATTATCTACTTTGGAATTAAAAACCTTCGTAGTGCTGCCATTGTTTTTAGTGCTGTTCCAATTGCATTTGCAGGAGGGCTCATTCTTTTATGGATTGGAGGATTTAATACTTCAGTTGCTGTTTGGGTTGGCTTTATCGCTTTGTTTGGGATTGCTGTAGATGACGGGGTTGTAATGATGACGTATCTACAGGAAGAGTTTAAATCCATCAAACCTAATAATTGGCAGGAACTTAAGGAAGTCATTGTAAATGCTGGATCTAGACGAATTAGACCTCTTGTTATGACAACGACTACAACTGTTGTGGCCTTAGTTCCAATTATGTGGTCGACGAGTACTGGAAGTGAAGTCATGAAACCGATGGCCATTCCAACACTTGGGGGAATGCTAGTTGAGTTAATTACACTATTTGTTGTGCCTATTACATATTCATATTTTGAACAAAAGAACTTTAAAGGAGAAACACATGAATAAATTTATTATTGTAAGCTTGATTGCTTTTAACTTATTTGCTGCTAGTCGTATTGAGATGGCCAAAGATACAAAGGAACAAGTTGTAAAAGTTCTTGAGCTAAATGAGGCACTCCATGCAAGCTTCTTTGACTATGATGGTGCAAAGGTTGAGAAAGGTGCAAAAGCTCTTTCCAATGCAATTGATAAAATTAGCGATGAAAAAATCAAGAAGCTTTTAACTTTCTCAAAAACTAAGCTTTCTGAAATTGAAGCATCAAAGTCAACTGCTGATAATAACCAGAACTACCACCTCGTTTCA contains:
- a CDS encoding cation-translocating P-type ATPase, encoding METQNSVNLKISGMSCASCAASIESEVSKIDGVKLSSVNYAIESGHFEYDNKDVLDNIENKIVELGYSIQSEEEIVNAVAPEKSIEKDNFHKFVIGMSLAIAVFMFEMGPLKGWPSKKANWYIQLVLTTPIWAWIGLKFQRSLLQFLKSGRSNMNTLIGLGTTAAFLYSVFITLFTELSRDLGLTTRVYFEAVGFITSFVFLGQYFEERAKKKTKEALNDLFKLSAKKATIQRDDSFIEVAISEVVVGDTIRVRPGEKFAVDGKIIKGSSAIDESMISGEPLPVTKGEGEQVFAGTINGDHVIDYKATKVGSDTFLSQIIKFVEEAQSSKPNIQKYADKISGVFTPVVIVIAIATFFAWYFYGGEPRWGSSISNFIAVLVIACPCALGLATPTAVVVSTGRASLKGLLIGGGEVIEKAVEIDTVIFDKTGTISFGRPSVIDALYKEGEDSKQTLAHLASIEQFSEHPLAKAVLKFAKEQGIQLNEPDSFEVIKGKGIIAEIDDLEYHIGNESLLDDLRIKRDIDLESDKVGSYIFVARNKEHMATLIVGDEIKPSAKEAVDHFKSLGIETWMITGDNEVVAKSVSEEVGVDHFIARALPLGKAAQIERLQKDGRKVAMIGDGINDAPALAKADLSMAMGTGTDVAISTSDVTIVKGDIAKAVEFIELAKGTMKIIKQNLFLSMIYNTLLIPVAAGVLVIFGGPTMPPVLASVAMGLSSISVVSNSLRIRKLI
- a CDS encoding metal-sensitive transcriptional regulator, with the protein product MSKHPDHKATLTRVNRIEGQVRGIKNMIEDGKYCVDILTQIKSIRSALKGLEHVILESHLNSCVMKAIKSGSEKDSEEKISEIMELLKKSAKS
- a CDS encoding TolC family protein, with the protein product MLKSFLIICISTSSMAFSFKQAVSELSKHNSVEAIKGSAKSLVESSKQKSSWGDPMFKIAAKNFPVETLDYNQTPMTGLELGISQKIALSNKYGKAKESVNAQARAMNYSALDYEQALIKALWGNVIGNRRIENELFILKENLAWINNILKVSKKLYSNGRITQQALLDIQIRKSEIESEFSNKKFELKQNKAQLVYLLGDQAAKLDYKSVPWHILDKLKNEEVIKDNRLKSLEEGKIAGEFAVEQASLAYIPDITVSLGYTFRSDEIDNNGDYIGAQITFPIPVSDDKRGAKGSAVANRYAAIKKLEDYKLKKNRDLNIIQDNIEKLKSELEIITKKSVNFAQNSRSITSKSYGRGNSSYIELLQSELRLQTILLKKVMLEAQLATSKVDYKYTLGESLYE
- a CDS encoding efflux RND transporter periplasmic adaptor subunit — translated: MNKLLKIISFSTLLGFVACSPKEDVSTQSESKVKTYYTCSMHPQIKEDKPGKCPICHMNLTKVEVEDDHDHSTMTQAEPEKELWRCADFPDVTSEIEDVCPMDGTPMVRVNTRKESAAKVVASVKLRKSQLKHFSPSYFPVTTMKMTKKIRLLGQVLQSEEKESNIPARIDGRVEKVYVKSTGSFVKTGDPVVDIYSPKLITAGEEYILARKTYLKNKGREFRDLYIQSQERLELWGIKKEQYEAWSKKGSVPNKITIYSPATGIVQKRSATVGTYFKEGQNFFELSNLSDVWIELDVYEQDSALVQLGQKVELEFIAIPGKTTSGEIDFVSPVLDQQSRTLKVRATIKNEEGKLKPGMVANAQITFELEGMPLVIPRSAVIDTGKRKVAWVKVSDKEFKSVVIKTGHESEGYVEVEAGLRDGDQVVIEGNFLLDAQAQLFGGYEDMND
- a CDS encoding efflux RND transporter permease subunit, yielding MIKNLIELSIRNRVTVVLLFILIALLSVFSLSTARIDAIPDIGENQQIVFTNWAGRSPKDIEEQITYPLSVMLQGIPGVKNIRGTSAFGFSTIYVIFNDEVDFYWSRSRVLEKLTSAKNELPDGVNPAMGPDATGLGQVYMYTLDNAADSDKPLSLEELRTLQDFYVRYLLQSVEGVSEVASIGGFVKEYQIDVDPNKLIAYDIHLTAIINAIQDSNIDVGAEVIEDGDREFIVRGKGFFKSLADIENVVVAVKNKTPIRIKDMASVGTGPAFRRGALDKDGTEAVGGIVTMRFGENPKEVIDNVKEKIAIIKAGLPKGVVFSPFYDRTEVIERTIGTVYSALAQEIFITVIVILLFLLHFKSSILVSLTLPFGVGISFILMKFIGIDSNVMSLSGLVIAIGSMVDMGIIMTENIYSSLANEDRDLSKSERVEIVIKAAREVGPAILTAVATTIVTFLPVFGLEGSEGKLFGPLAWAKTLAMFGSVVVAIILVPALSVFFLKGKLKPIEKNPVSLKIVNTYQPVLRWMLDNRKIFAIFPTLIFILGGIAYSQLGKEFMPSLNEGEILYMPVTTADVGMTKARELLAYTDKELVKHPLVASAIGKLGRAETALDPAPVAMFETVIKLIPQDQWPSGTSIYDIMAELDEQLQVPGLVNAWLFPIENRIAMISTGIKTQIGVKVFGDNLEKLEKIGQEIGQVLEGIKGASGVYAQQITGKPYIEFDIDRVAASRYGINTGTINKILQTAVGGMTIGQFYDGRQRFPIRVRYKKELRDRVDELKKVLVPSPLGQHIPLEQLAKIEVVTGPAMIQSEDGMLRSLVLLNVQDRDLIGFVEEAKKAVEEKVELPKGYSLVWAGQYENQVRSNNRLMLLVPLALVINLIIIYFGIKNLRSAAIVFSAVPIAFAGGLILLWIGGFNTSVAVWVGFIALFGIAVDDGVVMMTYLQEEFKSIKPNNWQELKEVIVNAGSRRIRPLVMTTTTTVVALVPIMWSTSTGSEVMKPMAIPTLGGMLVELITLFVVPITYSYFEQKNFKGETHE
- a CDS encoding DUF3347 domain-containing protein, giving the protein MNKFIIVSLIAFNLFAASRIEMAKDTKEQVVKVLELNEALHASFFDYDGAKVEKGAKALSNAIDKISDEKIKKLLTFSKTKLSEIEASKSTADNNQNYHLVSMALIHIINTYDVGEKYNAYSCPMVKKKWVQNSSKQDKVHNPYASNMPHCGQKDTKF